The Couchioplanes caeruleus nucleotide sequence CCGGTGGTCTGGTGGTTCCAGGACCACAGCACCTCCGGCGCCCAGCCGCGGCGGATGAACGGGCCCATGTCGCCGGTCGCGATGAAGGTGCCGGTCCGGAACCAGCGGCTGACGATCAGCGACGAGATCGCGAGCACGACGAGGTACGGCCGGGCGGCGATCCAGGCGGCACGGTCGGCGAAGCGTCGCACCCCTGTCCCTCCCCGGTCCCCGCGGTGATCGCGACCGGCCGGTCACGCCTTTCCAGGCTGATCGGCCGCTGCGGCGCCGCCCTGAGGAGCCGGGGCGGCGCCGCCGCGAGGTCAGGACACCGGGATCGGCGCCGGGATCGAGTACTCGCTGCCCACCGTGCCGCCCACCTGGTACGCGACGACCTGGTAGGCCGCCCCGGAGGTGCGGGACCGCCGGTGAGGTCGTTGTCGGCGTACGCGCCGCTCGGGTTGCCCCGTGGGGGATCAGGGACGGGCGTGGCGGCCGGTGGACGACCGCAGCAGGCCGTCGAGCAGGGCGCGCAGGCGGCTCGTGTGCCGCTCGGTGACCCGGGCGAACAGCCAGCCCGCCGCCACCAGCACCGCGCTGAGCGCCGCCAGGGCCAGCCAGTGCGCGGGTGCGGGCGCCCATCGGTGCGCGGCCTGCGGGGTCAGCAGAGCGGCGATCAGCGCGGCGATCGGCAGGTGCACGGCGTAGAGGGAGTACGAGGAGTCCGCGTACCGGGATGCGGCGTCGAGGGCGCGTCCCGGCAGGCCGGTCCAGCGCACGTCCTCCACCAGCAGGATGAGCAGAGCCGTGGTGGTTCCGGCGAGCAGCAGCACGTTGCGCCCGGAGTAGCTCGCCTGGGTCGCCCACAGCGCGCCGGCCAGTGCCGCCGTGGCTGCCGCGCGGGCCGACGCCAGCACGACCGGGCTCAAGGCGGACAGGCGGGCGGCGATGGGACGGCGGAACAGCGCGACCGCGGCGCCCATCAGCCACACCGGCAGGTACATCAGCACGGGCGGGCCCACCAGGGCGCACACCACGAGCAGCAGCACGGCGTTGAGGATCCGGGCCGGTACGCCGCCGCGGCCCTTCCACGCGTACAGGGCCAGCGGGAAGATCGCGTAGAAGGCGGCCTCGTACGCCAGCGACCACAGCGAGGCGTTCGTCCCGTACGTCGGCACGGCGATCGTCTGCAGGAAGCTGACGTTGCCGAGGGCGGCCAGCGGGCCGAGCCGCCCGGCGAGGTCCTCGGCGGGCACGGTGTGGTGGTACGCCGGATCGCCCAGGTAGATCGAGGTGTGACCGAGCACCGCGAGCCCGACGGTGTCCAGCACGGCGGTGAGCGCCACGGCCGGCACGAGCACGATCCACAACCGGCTCAGGCGTGCCGTGGCGTAGCCCGCCCAGCGGAACCGGTCCTGCCGGAACGCGGACAACACGCTGCCGCCCACCCAGTAGCCGCTGAGCACGAAGAACACCAGCACGGCCGCCGGGCCGAGGCCGGTCAGCACGTACAGGACCCGGGTCGCGAGGCCGTCGCCCGCGTCCGCCGCGTCGACGAAGAGCAGCGTACGCAGGTGGTAGACCACCACGAGCACGGCCGCTGCCGACCGCAGCGCGTTGAGCGCCCGGTGGGTGGTGCCGGGCCGGGGCGGTGCGGCGGCCGGGGCGGGGGCGTGGGCGGGGACGGTGGCGGTCATCGCCCTCCCATCGGTCCGCGTACCCCCGGCTTGAGATCTTCCGACGCGCTCAGCGCGCGTCGTGCCGCGAGGCGAGGAACCCCAGCGGTACGGCGCACGCGCTCAGCGCCAGACCGACCAGAACCGCGTAGTAGACGAGCTCGGTGTGGCCGAGGGCGTGTGCGGGGCCGCACGCGGCGAAGATGGCGACCGCCAGTGCGAGCGGCGGGCGCCAGGCCCGATCGGCGAGCTCGGCGAGGGTGAGCGGCCGCCGGTGCTGGGGGTCCGGCCGCGTCGGCGGGTCGTCGGCGACCACGACCGGCGCGGGCCGCGGGGGATCACTCGGCGTGACGACCGGCGCGGGCGTGA carries:
- a CDS encoding acyltransferase family protein, giving the protein MTATVPAHAPAPAAAPPRPGTTHRALNALRSAAAVLVVVYHLRTLLFVDAADAGDGLATRVLYVLTGLGPAAVLVFFVLSGYWVGGSVLSAFRQDRFRWAGYATARLSRLWIVLVPAVALTAVLDTVGLAVLGHTSIYLGDPAYHHTVPAEDLAGRLGPLAALGNVSFLQTIAVPTYGTNASLWSLAYEAAFYAIFPLALYAWKGRGGVPARILNAVLLLVVCALVGPPVLMYLPVWLMGAAVALFRRPIAARLSALSPVVLASARAAATAALAGALWATQASYSGRNVLLLAGTTTALLILLVEDVRWTGLPGRALDAASRYADSSYSLYAVHLPIAALIAALLTPQAAHRWAPAPAHWLALAALSAVLVAAGWLFARVTERHTSRLRALLDGLLRSSTGRHARP